The window ATTTATAGATGACTGGTCCTCAAACTTTTTGTGATGAGAGTCACGTCATAAAAACAGATGGCCAAATAAGACAATTGAAGTTCTGAATGAAACATTTCTAGATGAAATATACTGAACGCAGGTCTGGAGAGACTCTTTCTGAACTCTGTCGGACTAAAGGGGAGAGTCAGGCCGATGATATTTAATCACCAGGACAAAGGTTTTCTTTCAGTTGACGCCTCTAGCACAGAATCATGCAATCTCACTTCCACACAAAGAGTTACACCTTGGACTTCTTCGTCACGCAGACCTAAGAAACCAGACAAACCAGCTGTACTGGAGCCGCACAGTCAGCACTGCTTCACAGCGGGTTTCTATGGGTCCTGCTGTCACCACCTACATGTTGTGGTATGGGAGTTCAACTCGTAACCATATCTTGATGGAAAGTAAGCATTAATATGTGCCTACCTTGGGTGCCAGAACCTGGGAGGCTTTGTTTACAACCCACTTAGGAAGTGAACCtggataataaaaaatgaaaaggttttatttgaatttgCATGAGTATATAGTATAAATACCATAGGTAGTAATAGCATATGGCATCATTAGTAATAGAGTTATTAGTAATGTGGTTCAGAGTGACACCACAACACTATATCTGACCTTTGGGGTCAGCTTGTGAGAGGTATGTGAACAAGCAGCTGTTTGGGCCTGTGGGCTTGATCAGGTATCCTGTCAGAATTGAGACGGCCCTCACCAAGTCTTTACGAGGTGGGAATTTCTGCAGACAACAAACAGAATTATAGTTGTGCTTGTTGTCCCATTGTGATTAAGATATTTGGTCAGATGTTCGGTCTCTGAACGTACCGGATGTTTGACCGAGTGGTTAACGATCATGTACTCCTCGTCTGTCACCTTCCAGGAGCGCAGGGTCACCACGTCCCTGTTCTTCAGAGGTTTTGGACACAGCCCTGTTCCACATCAGAGAAAACAACACGAGGATGAGCCAGGAACTGACAGGACGAGCAGTTACTCAACATGGACGAGGAGGTAACCTCTGTGGAGTTCTTACTCACAGGAGAAGTAGCCCACGTCGGCGTTGGCAGACACGCGGGCGATGTCCGAACTCTCCAGCATGGTGGGGTCCCACTTCTTGCGGTACTGGCCGTCATGCAGAACGTCGTACATGGTGGCAGCTGACACGTCACTTACAACCATCCTGCACTGTGCGTCACACGGCGGGGGGACAATAAATTAACACTCAAAGCATCAAAGCGTTATCACAAGAACAGGCCTGAGTCACTTTAAATGTGACTCAGGCCTGTTTTTATATGTCACTATACTATGAACACACGGCAAGCTTAAGATTTAAGACTCCTTGGTTTTTATGGGTTTGTCTTACACAACACAAGAATGTTGTCATGGCTACCATGTTGCCATAtcagcgttaaaaaaaaaaagttgttcatACTCATTAACAGTTACAAGAAACTAGAACTATTCGTCCTTACCTTGATTTTATGCACTTTTTGGTAAGTGTTGGTCCCTTGTGAGGACACGGAGGGGTTCTCCACCCAAACCTCCATCCCGTTTTTGTTGTACTTGCTGTGCCAGTTCTCCGTGGACAGACATTGTCTCCTGAAGTCGGAAAACGTGAGGTCGTCCGGTACAACTCCCGCAGACATGAtgtccccccccaaaaaagaactCCGTTCCTGTTCCCAAAGCGGCCAgaaatgaagcagaaaaaaaggatcAGCGGCGAACTCGCATCGCTGTGTTATTATAGCTGCGGATCAGCCCGACCAGCCCGACGGGATTTTTGTCTCGAATTCCTGACGTTCCGAAGAAGCCGCGAGATCTCCCGACAGGTACGAAAAGGTGTGCCGAACACCGGGATCCTGGTGGAGACGTGAGGTCCCCGCGGGTCGCCACGGGCTCTCTGCGCGACATCCCCGGCCCGACTCCCGGGGCATTTGTACCTCAGCCGCCTCCGTCGCGGTCACACGCCCACCCTGTGACGGCGGGTGTGTCCGGGGCGCGCTATTGACTTTCGATAGGTTGATAATGGGACTGATACCGAGCGTGGCCAGAGCGCCGAAACCGGCATTACGCATCATAACGTGGACGTGGACGAGTAATAAAGATTTAGCCGCTGTGGACTAATAGTGCAAACTACTCTTAaggtaaagaaataaataaagtggagtgattgtcacatgtgatacacagcagcacagcacacggtgtacacagtgaaatgtgtcctctgcattaaacccatcaccctgagtgagcagtgggcagccctgacaggcgcccggggagcagtgtgtggggaaggtgctttgctcagtagcaccttggcggataatTACACAGTATAGGGATATAAAACACACAGGACGGCGAGCTGTGATTGGTCGGCTGAGGAGTCACGTGGTGTGGGTGGAGTTGCTCTGCTAGCGTTTATCAGAGGGCTGCCGTGGTGAGGAGGGTGGTGTCCACCATTCCAGGCCCAGCCCCCCTCCTACAGCAGGTGGTGCGGATGGTCACCTTCCATGGCATGCATTAATGAAATATAGTATAATTGAGGGgcatttaaattataatttttttaatttcatacaTAATGCACTGCTTGTCTTGAAGGTCCACTTAATAGTAAGGTTTTCATCCCAATTCCACaataatttgattaatttggTAGGATGTCCTATTATtctttaataagaataatagaaaaaaaggaCGATAAAAAGACGTGTGGTGAAATATCTTTATTTCATGTGATACACTTcggtgttttctttacttttttacaGCAGAGAGTAATAGTACATTATTCACACAAACTTGGCTAAACACTAGTAGACAGCATTTCAAATAGACAGACACACTTCAGAATAGCACACAACTGAATGATCAGTCAGTGATACGTATTAAGAGCTGTTTAGGTAAAGAGGCGATTTCCTTTTCTCACGCCCCGATGTATTTAAATACTTAAACATCTGAAGTC of the Denticeps clupeoides chromosome 18, fDenClu1.1, whole genome shotgun sequence genome contains:
- the stard14 gene encoding START domain containing 14; this encodes MSAGVVPDDLTFSDFRRQCLSTENWHSKYNKNGMEVWVENPSVSSQGTNTYQKVHKIKCRMVVSDVSAATMYDVLHDGQYRKKWDPTMLESSDIARVSANADVGYFSWLCPKPLKNRDVVTLRSWKVTDEEYMIVNHSVKHPKFPPRKDLVRAVSILTGYLIKPTGPNSCLFTYLSQADPKGSLPKWVVNKASQVLAPKVLKCVYKAGQTYPAWKQQNSPDQKPWLHPEQCTLPMMDPSQLSIQRVDSLENVDESSSRDAQENEDSS